The segment GGCGGGAAGCATCACGCTTATTTTCCAGGTCGTCGGCAAGTCGACAACGCTTCTGGCCCGCATGGAGCCGGGGGACGAGATCCTCGACGTCGTCGGCCCGCTCGGGGTCCCGACGGAGATCGAGCGATTCGGGCGCGTGCTCTGCATCGGCGGCGGGATCGGGGCGGCGCCCCTGTACCCGATTGCGAAGGCCCTCAAGGCCGCAGGGAACACCGTGACCACCATCCTGGGCGGTCGCTCGAAAAACCTGGTTATTCTCGAGAACGAATTCCGGGCCATCAGCGACGCCGTCGTTGTGACGACGGACGACGGCTCCCACGGGCGTAAGGGATTTGTCACGGACGCCCTGAAGGACTTGCTCGGTGCCGGAGAACGCTTCGACCGGGCCTGGGCCATCGGGCCCGTCCCGATGATGAAGGCCGTGTGCGACCTCGCGCGCGGGGCGGGGATTCCGACGGTCGTCAGCCTCAATCCCATCATGGTGGACGGGACGGGGATGTGCGGCGGGTGCCGCGTCATCGTGGACGGCCACGTGAAGTTCGCCTGCGTGGACGGCCCGGAGTTCGACGGGCACCGCGTAGACTTTGACACGCTGGCCAAACGGCTGACGACCTACCGCGACCGCGAACGCCGCGACCACGAGGTATGCAAGATCGGCCTGGACACGCGGGGCAAGCGAGGTTGCGAAGCGAATGGTTGACAGTTCACCTCCGAAAGACCGATTTAAGCGCGTGCCGATGGCCGAGCGCCCGGCGGAGGACCGCCGCGACGATTGGAACGAGGTCCCCTACGGCTACACGGCCCACGAGGCCCGGCACGAAGCCCGCCGATGCCTTTTCTGCAAGACGCCCGAGTGCATCAAAGGATGCCCGGTCGGCATCGACATTCCCGGGTTCGTTCGTCTCATTGCCGAGGGCAAGTTCGAGGAGGCCGCCGACCACATCCTCCTCATGAACGCCCTGCCGGCCATCTGCGGCCGCGTCTGTCCCCAAGAGACCCAGTGCGAACTCACCTGCGTGCTCGGCAAGAAGGGCGACCCGATAGCGATCGGGAACCTGGAGCGTTTTGCGGCCGACTGGAAACGCGAGCAGGGCGTCAATCCGCTTCCGCCTCTTCCCAGACCGTCAGGGTTCAAGGTGGCCATCGTGGGGTCCGGCCCCGCCGGCCTGACGTGCGCCGGCGAACTCGTCGGCCGCGGACACCAGGCCACCGTCTTCGAGGCCTTCCACAAGCCGGGCGGCGTCCTGGTGTACGGGATCCCCGAGTTCCGGCTCCCGAAATCCATCGTCCGGGAAGAAGTCGAGCGGCTTGGGGCGCGTGGCATGAAACTTGTCACGAACGCCGTCATCGGCAAAATTGATACCGTCGAGGAACTCCTGGAGGAGTACGACGCGGTCTTCATCGGCGTGGGGGCAGGTGCCCCCATGTTCCTGGGCGTTCCGGGCGAGGAACTGCTCGGCGTCTATAGCGCGAACGAGTACCTCACGCGCACCAACCTCATGCGGGCCTACGACCGCGAGCATGCCGACACGCCCATCCTGGAGTCCAGGCGCGTCGCCGTCATCGGCGGCGGCAACGTCGCCATGGACTCGGCGCGCAGCGCCCTTCGCCTCGGGGCCGACGAGGTGACGGTCCTTTACCGCCGAAGCCGGACCGAGATGCCCGCCCGCGCCGCCGAAATCCACCATGCCGAAGAG is part of the Planctomycetota bacterium genome and harbors:
- a CDS encoding sulfide/dihydroorotate dehydrogenase-like FAD/NAD-binding protein → MNEVLEKRRLGPDVFRMELAYPKLARKARPGQFVIVRASEDGERIPLTIADADPEAGSITLIFQVVGKSTTLLARMEPGDEILDVVGPLGVPTEIERFGRVLCIGGGIGAAPLYPIAKALKAAGNTVTTILGGRSKNLVILENEFRAISDAVVVTTDDGSHGRKGFVTDALKDLLGAGERFDRAWAIGPVPMMKAVCDLARGAGIPTVVSLNPIMVDGTGMCGGCRVIVDGHVKFACVDGPEFDGHRVDFDTLAKRLTTYRDRERRDHEVCKIGLDTRGKRGCEANG
- the gltA gene encoding NADPH-dependent glutamate synthase, translating into MVDSSPPKDRFKRVPMAERPAEDRRDDWNEVPYGYTAHEARHEARRCLFCKTPECIKGCPVGIDIPGFVRLIAEGKFEEAADHILLMNALPAICGRVCPQETQCELTCVLGKKGDPIAIGNLERFAADWKREQGVNPLPPLPRPSGFKVAIVGSGPAGLTCAGELVGRGHQATVFEAFHKPGGVLVYGIPEFRLPKSIVREEVERLGARGMKLVTNAVIGKIDTVEELLEEYDAVFIGVGAGAPMFLGVPGEELLGVYSANEYLTRTNLMRAYDREHADTPILESRRVAVIGGGNVAMDSARSALRLGADEVTVLYRRSRTEMPARAAEIHHAEEEGVRLEILANPTRILGDERGWVRAIECLRMTLGEPDSSGRRRPIPVPGSEFTMDVDTVIVAIGNRPNPIVPSTTPDMKTSRGGTIVADEKTGRTTKNRVWAGGDIVTGAATVISAMGAGQAAARDIDAYLHSPEPRKWKVETCAVPGDGEKA